A window of the Mus pahari chromosome 1, PAHARI_EIJ_v1.1, whole genome shotgun sequence genome harbors these coding sequences:
- the R3hcc1l gene encoding coiled-coil domain-containing protein R3HCC1L isoform X3 — protein MQQEAERCRVRTKRPDMALYVPKARRGTALLKPGDQEEGHGPSAFVSKDQKEGCLPQKISASKPESQRLRAGHSDRRDIDCREGKRCSSKVRKDGCPQKKNKEKACSKKGTEESIEASSQEHQCRAPDAGITSSVPLQRLLKPKEVDCLEVQTAGVTGHWGLSPSQSSSEVSAAQVSNRPFQNVELCDFSGETFVNRNLESSIVTEAKVPELVSQFPQVVTALLKPDGMAMPVTLGSDSETAPSNMETSDGMSKHSPGNISAVSVPGGPDEHVDSTFEDFEVESEGTVNSTESVLGQKGVDSILETVVNVPLKMAVVSKLERTNSTIDPMVTRDCESDSSADGLCVKSEPSDTAVLVHEIDTDDGFRNVCDSTSKACIVDIAGTVCDPITEGSSCTVAVGESGESSGNMRNFSDYIEMNADVAPLDTAKRENDSENISSLNACSDLYAESIASGFTESTGKLIESVPDCASSLPIKTTADSNSTTRLDSELRMSHASDVPLESALGSDLDTTEMTEALHDLKTAEEFKTKEEDDSESVVCGISFSDSSVETSVDLKTTDTSHIQGSIAVEESWESMFNDDGDCVAPCLLQEARRG, from the exons AtgcagcaagaagcagagagatgtaGAGTTCGAACCAAAAGGCCTGACATGGCACTCTATGTTCCTAAAGCTCGAAGGGGAACAGCTCTCCTCAAGCCAGGTGACCAGGAGGAAGGTCATGGGCCTTCTGCCTTTGTGTCAAAAGATCAAAAAGAAGGTTGTCTTCCCCAGAAGATCTCTGCAAGTAAACCCGAGTCCCAAAGACTACGTGCAGGTCATTCTGATAGAAGGGATATTGACTgtagggaaggaaagagatgttCATCAAAAGTAAGGAAAGACGGGTGcccacaaaaaaagaataaagagaaggcTTGCTCTAAGAAAGGAACTGAAGAGTCCATAGAAGCCTCGTCCCAAGAACATCAGTGCCGAgctcctgatgctgggattacgTCTAGTGTACCTTTACAAAGACTTCTTAAACCAAAGGAGGTGGACTGTTTGGAAGTTCAGACTGCAGGAGTGACAGGACACTGGGGGTTGTCTCCATCTCAGTCGTCCTCAGAAGTCAGTGCTGCTCAGGTTTCAAACAGACCATTCCAGAATGTGGAACTCTGTGATTTCAGTGGGGAAACTTTTGTAAATAGAAATTTGGAAAGCAGCATTGTAACTGAGGCCAAAGTTCCGGAGCTAGTCTCCCAATTTCCTCAAGTTGTTACCGCTCTGCTGAAACCAGACGGTATGGCTATGCCAGTAACACTAGGTTCTGATTCTGAAACTGCACCATCCAATATGGAAACATCAGATGGAATGTCAAAGCACAGTCCTGGGAACATCTCTGCGGTTTCTGTTCCTGGAGGTCCAGATGAACATGTTGATTCAACTTTTGAAGACTTTGAAGTTGAGAGTGAGGGTACAGTCAACAGTACAGAGTCTGTCTTGGGTCAAAAAGGTGTAGATTCCATTCTTGAAACTGTGGTTAACGTTCCTCTTAAAATGGCTGTAGTCAGCAAATTAGAGAGGACAAATAGCACTATTGATCCAATGGTGACTAGAGATTGTGAGAGTGACAGCTCTGCTGATGGGTTATGTGTAAAGTCTGAACCTTCTGATACAGCGGTCCTTGTGCATGAAATAGACACAGATGATGGATTTAGGAATGTATGTGACAGTACCAGCAAGGCATGTATAGTGGACATTGCAGGTACAGTTTGTGACCCTATAACTGAAGGCAGCTCTTGTACAGTTGCAGTTGGAGAATCTGGTGAAAGTAGTGGCAACATGAGAAATTTCTCAGATTATATAGAAATGAATGCAGATGTAGCCCCACTTGATACAGCTAAGCGTGAGAACGACTCTGAGAACATTAGCAGCCTAAATGCTTGCTCAGATCTTTATGCTGAGAGTATTGCGTCTGGTTTTACAGAGTCAACAGGAAAGTTGATAGAAAGTGTGCCAGATTGTGCTTCCTCTTTACCCATAAAGACGACTGCTGATAGCAATAGTACCACTCGTCTGGACTCTGAACTGAGGATGTCACATGCGTCAGATGTACCTTTGGAGAGTGCCTTGGGCAGTGATCTGGATACTACTGAGATGACAGAGGCCTTGCACGACCTAAAAACTGCTGAAGAGtttaaaacaaaagaggaagatgaCTCAGAGAGTGTAGTGTGTGGCATATCATTTTCTGATTCATCTGTGGAAACATCTGTAGATCTAAAAACAACAGACACTTCTCACATACAAGGAAGTATTGCTGTGGAGGAAAGCTGGGAATCTATGtttaatgatgatggtgattgtGTAGCTCCATGTCTTCTACAAGAG GCAAGAAGAGGATAG